A genomic stretch from Hymenobacter psoromatis includes:
- a CDS encoding 30S ribosomal protein S1, giving the protein MAELVDDFDWDNVGQGGFGGNYNAEQRAELEKLYSDTLTTVQEEEVIKGTVVGMTDRDVILNIGFKSDGLVPLSEFRDLPDLKIGDEVDVFIEDQEDANGQLILSRKKAKIKQAWNAIYAALENDTVLEGVVKRRTKGGLIMEMDGVEAFLPGSQIDVKPIRDFDIYVGRRMEVKVVKINAAFDNVVVSHKVLIEKDLEQQREAILNNLEKGQILEGNIKNMTNFGVFIDLGGVDGLLHITDISWGRIAHPSEALQLDQKLNVVVLDFDEAKKRISLGLKQLTPHPWDSLPADLGPGSRVQGRIVNVADYGAFMEVVPGVEGLIHVSEMSWSQHLRNPQDFIKQGDIVEAVVLTLDREDRKMSLGIKQLTEDPWTRGDFANKFAVGTKHSGQVRNLTNFGLFVELEEGVDGLVHVSDLSWTKKVKHPSEVVKVGDKLDVVVLELDMSARRLALGVKQLEENPWDTFQTVFTPGSVHKATITEKSDRGAVLELPYGIEGFAYPKGLVKEDGSNAENGEQLDFRVTEFSKDDRRIVLSHTAVYNKEDESNRGTSNSKFTKKTPAGGQAQGEGKLSDLKKPADKNTLGDLDALSALRDQLATTERQTAEDRLKARVDADVPLAGPSPDNADIA; this is encoded by the coding sequence ATGGCAGAATTGGTTGACGATTTCGACTGGGACAATGTCGGACAAGGCGGCTTTGGCGGTAATTACAACGCCGAGCAGCGCGCCGAGCTGGAAAAGCTCTACAGCGACACCCTCACCACCGTTCAGGAGGAAGAGGTAATTAAAGGCACCGTGGTGGGCATGACCGACCGCGATGTTATTCTGAACATCGGCTTCAAATCGGATGGCCTCGTGCCGCTGAGCGAATTTCGCGACCTGCCCGACCTGAAAATCGGCGACGAGGTTGACGTGTTCATTGAAGACCAGGAAGATGCCAACGGCCAGCTTATCCTGAGCCGCAAAAAGGCGAAAATCAAGCAGGCCTGGAACGCGATTTACGCGGCTTTGGAGAATGATACCGTGCTGGAAGGCGTGGTGAAGCGCCGCACCAAAGGCGGCCTCATCATGGAGATGGATGGCGTAGAAGCTTTCCTCCCCGGCTCGCAAATCGACGTGAAACCCATCCGCGACTTCGACATCTATGTGGGTCGCCGCATGGAAGTGAAGGTGGTGAAAATCAACGCCGCTTTCGACAACGTGGTGGTGTCGCACAAAGTCCTCATCGAAAAGGACCTGGAGCAGCAGCGCGAAGCCATCCTGAACAACCTCGAAAAAGGTCAGATTCTGGAAGGCAACATCAAGAACATGACCAACTTCGGCGTGTTCATCGACTTGGGCGGGGTCGATGGTCTGCTGCACATCACGGACATTTCGTGGGGCCGCATCGCTCACCCGAGCGAGGCATTGCAGCTCGACCAGAAACTCAACGTGGTTGTGTTGGACTTCGACGAGGCCAAGAAGCGTATCTCGCTGGGCTTGAAGCAGCTGACGCCGCACCCGTGGGATTCGCTGCCGGCCGACCTCGGTCCCGGCTCGCGCGTGCAGGGCCGCATCGTGAACGTGGCCGACTACGGCGCATTCATGGAAGTGGTGCCGGGCGTCGAAGGCCTCATCCACGTTTCGGAAATGAGCTGGAGCCAGCACCTGCGCAACCCGCAGGACTTCATCAAGCAGGGCGACATCGTGGAGGCAGTAGTGCTGACCCTCGACCGTGAAGACCGCAAGATGAGCCTGGGTATCAAGCAGCTGACCGAAGACCCGTGGACTCGCGGCGACTTCGCCAACAAGTTTGCCGTGGGTACCAAGCACAGTGGCCAGGTTCGCAACCTCACCAACTTCGGCCTCTTCGTGGAGCTGGAAGAAGGCGTGGACGGCCTCGTGCACGTGTCGGACCTGTCGTGGACCAAGAAAGTGAAGCACCCTTCGGAAGTGGTAAAAGTTGGCGACAAGCTCGACGTAGTAGTACTAGAGCTGGATATGTCGGCCCGCCGCCTCGCCCTGGGCGTGAAGCAGCTGGAGGAAAACCCCTGGGATACCTTCCAGACGGTGTTCACCCCCGGCTCGGTCCACAAGGCTACCATCACCGAGAAGTCGGACCGTGGCGCGGTGCTCGAATTGCCTTACGGCATCGAAGGCTTCGCCTACCCCAAGGGCTTGGTAAAGGAAGATGGCTCGAACGCCGAAAACGGCGAGCAGCTGGACTTCCGCGTAACGGAGTTCTCGAAGGATGACCGCCGCATCGTGCTCTCGCACACCGCGGTGTACAACAAAGAGGATGAAAGCAACCGCGGCACCTCCAACTCGAAGTTCACGAAGAAAACCCCCGCCGGCGGCCAGGCCCAGGGCGAAGGCAAACTGAGTGACCTCAAGAAGCCCGCTGACAAGAACACCCTCGGCGACCTCGACGCCCTCAGCGCCTTGCGCGACCAGCTGGCCACCACCGAGCGCCAGACCGCCGAGGACCGCCTGAAGGCCCGTGTCGATGCCGATGTGCCCCTGGCTGGCCCGTCGCCCGACAACGCGGACATCGCCTAA
- a CDS encoding transcriptional regulator: MVAAPQRFEVWLVNLDPTQGSEINKTRPCVVISPDELNRHLRTVTITALTSSQRAYPSRVDCKFQGKAGQVALDHIRSVDKTRLVRKLGALEAVTAQAVCARLVELFHY; the protein is encoded by the coding sequence ATGGTAGCCGCGCCCCAGCGCTTCGAGGTATGGCTGGTGAACCTCGACCCCACGCAAGGCAGCGAAATCAACAAAACGCGGCCGTGCGTAGTCATTTCGCCCGATGAGCTGAACCGCCACCTGCGCACCGTTACCATTACGGCGCTCACGAGTAGCCAGCGCGCTTACCCGTCGCGGGTCGATTGCAAGTTTCAGGGCAAAGCCGGGCAGGTAGCGCTCGACCACATCCGGTCGGTGGATAAAACGCGTCTGGTGCGCAAGCTGGGGGCTTTGGAAGCGGTTACGGCGCAGGCAGTTTGCGCCCGGCTTGTAGAGTTGTTTCACTACTAA
- a CDS encoding sugar dehydrogenase: protein MSMNCATTGGGKPRTLPMKTIPYPCFLLAIGLGLGLALAGPARAQLPAPASVALTVPAALASAPFNTPRTLQVPAGFAIAVYGRVPGARFMAITPDGGVLVSQPGAGKVSLVRPGSAGGLPVVTDFVAGLRNPHDMVFHTIGSTTYLYLSESNQINRYVWHAGDLTGQNREVIITGLPDASTPELMGSYAHALKNLALDANHKLYVSIASTCNACLSDTQSDPVRGAIYQYDADGTGRRLFARGLRNAEGLAFVPGTNTLWVAVNNRDNTPYPFDDGSGKYGQVIPEYVDNHPPDEFTQVNDGANYGWPFFNPNPDTSTGPDNMPFDRDYDWNRDGHVAVATMTRISKGIPAHSAALGLTFLQGTKFPAAYSNGAVIALHGSWNRTTPAGYKVVYFPWNAATQTPGAQADLVAGFTDLSLGSAWGRPVDTAVDPQGRLFISDDQSGTIYQLTAPAAPLATSPAKAAASAQLYPNPGGSGPATLDLTALPPGAYAITVFDLLGRVVRTSQQAGGTRAELGGVGGGSYLVRVQGAGVSQVLRLTRE, encoded by the coding sequence ATGAGCATGAACTGTGCAACGACGGGCGGGGGCAAGCCCCGCACCCTACCCATGAAAACCATTCCCTACCCCTGTTTCCTGCTGGCAATCGGCCTCGGCCTCGGCCTAGCGCTGGCTGGCCCCGCCCGCGCCCAGCTGCCCGCGCCGGCCAGCGTGGCGCTCACGGTGCCGGCGGCGCTGGCCAGCGCGCCTTTCAATACCCCGCGCACGCTGCAAGTGCCGGCCGGCTTCGCCATCGCGGTGTATGGGCGGGTGCCGGGCGCGCGGTTTATGGCCATTACGCCCGATGGGGGGGTGCTGGTGTCGCAGCCCGGCGCGGGCAAGGTGAGCCTGGTGCGGCCGGGCAGCGCGGGCGGGCTGCCGGTGGTCACAGATTTCGTGGCGGGCCTGCGCAACCCGCACGATATGGTGTTTCACACCATTGGCAGCACCACGTATTTGTATCTCAGCGAGAGCAACCAGATAAACCGCTACGTGTGGCACGCCGGCGACCTCACGGGCCAAAACCGCGAAGTCATCATCACGGGCCTGCCCGATGCCAGCACGCCCGAGCTGATGGGCAGCTACGCCCACGCGCTCAAAAACCTGGCCCTCGACGCCAACCACAAGCTCTACGTGAGCATTGCCTCGACCTGCAACGCTTGCCTCTCCGACACGCAAAGTGACCCCGTGCGCGGGGCCATTTATCAGTATGACGCCGATGGCACCGGCCGCCGGCTCTTCGCCCGCGGCCTGCGCAATGCCGAAGGGCTGGCCTTCGTGCCGGGCACCAACACGCTGTGGGTGGCCGTGAACAACCGCGACAACACGCCCTACCCCTTCGATGACGGCTCGGGGAAGTACGGCCAGGTTATTCCTGAGTATGTGGACAACCACCCGCCCGACGAGTTTACGCAGGTGAACGACGGGGCCAACTACGGCTGGCCGTTTTTCAACCCCAACCCCGACACGAGCACCGGCCCAGACAACATGCCCTTTGACCGCGACTACGACTGGAACCGCGACGGCCACGTGGCCGTGGCTACCATGACGCGCATCAGCAAGGGCATTCCGGCGCACTCGGCGGCGCTGGGCCTCACGTTTTTGCAGGGCACCAAGTTCCCGGCGGCGTATAGCAACGGGGCCGTCATTGCCCTGCACGGCTCCTGGAACCGCACCACGCCGGCCGGCTACAAGGTCGTGTATTTTCCCTGGAACGCCGCCACCCAAACGCCCGGCGCGCAAGCCGACCTGGTGGCCGGCTTCACCGACCTCAGCCTCGGCAGCGCCTGGGGCCGCCCCGTCGATACGGCCGTGGACCCGCAGGGCCGACTCTTTATTTCCGATGACCAGAGCGGCACCATCTACCAGCTCACCGCGCCCGCCGCGCCCCTGGCCACCAGCCCCGCGAAGGCGGCGGCCAGCGCCCAGCTTTACCCCAACCCCGGCGGCAGCGGCCCGGCCACCCTCGACCTCACCGCCCTACCCCCCGGCGCGTACGCCATCACGGTGTTCGACCTGCTGGGCCGCGTGGTGCGGACCAGCCAGCAGGCCGGCGGCACGCGGGCCGAACTAGGGGGGGTAGGCGGCGGCTCGTACCTGGTGCGGGTGCAGGGCGCGGGCGTGAGCCAGGTGCTGCGGCTCACGCGGGAGTGA
- a CDS encoding cyanophycin synthetase produces MKIIDLRTMRGPSYWSVKHYRLIVCKVDLQKFAGEWSNTLAGFADRLTALLPEIGQPHELSQHSSKQLAKHPPLTREQLADGEPLGHVMQHVALELQRRAGMPVFWGKSYPAREEGVEYVVFAYQEERAGRYAAQAAVELVEALANGEEFDLKPVIDELHDIREEEFFGPSTWSIVAEAASRNIPYIQLKNSNIIQLGYGVNQRRIWATTTNLTSHAGVEVAGNKNRTKAMLEDGGVPVPRGTTVYSEDGLRDAIEELGFPLVTKPLDGNHGKGATIRIMNWEDAVAGLKAAKEYSRAVIVEQFVEGDDHRLLVVNGKLIAAARRTPAAVTGDGQLTIQQLIDQVNTDPRRGVGHEKVLTAIKADQHTLDILKGRDLSLDSVLPAGETLYLKSTANISTGGTATDVTDLVDPYNVLLAERVAGIVGLDICGIDMLTSNIAIPLNQTRGAVIEVNAAPGFRMHIAPTEGLPRNVAAPVVDMLFPPGSMARIPIIAVTGTNGKTTTTRLIAHLVASIGYKVGFTTTDGIYIQGVQLQKGDCTGGQSAEFVLRDPTVNYAVLETARGGMLRSGLGFHTCDIAVVTNVAADHLGLRDIHTVEEMAAVKGVLPRTVRKNGWAVLNADDDLVYEMGRNLECRVAYFSMNEHNPRIQEHVEAGGVAAVYEEGYLTIYKNSYKLRIDRAAEFPVTLGGRATFNIENALAAALAGYLAGFDKDAIKTAFRTFIPSATKTPGRMNVYKFPRFEVIVDYAHNTAGITRFAEFMDATTATRKIGVVSGLGDRRDEDTLGFARIAGRIFDEVILRQDRDLRGKTAEQLREIMTRGLRLDKPDLPITYIENELAAIDHVLATAPDGAVVVLLTEDIASVLRKLDAFEAESGS; encoded by the coding sequence ATGAAGATTATTGACCTGCGCACCATGCGCGGCCCGAGCTACTGGTCGGTGAAGCACTACCGACTCATTGTATGTAAAGTCGATTTACAAAAATTTGCCGGCGAGTGGAGCAATACCCTGGCGGGTTTTGCCGACCGCCTGACGGCCTTGCTGCCCGAGATTGGGCAGCCACACGAGCTAAGCCAGCACTCCAGCAAGCAGCTGGCCAAGCACCCGCCCCTCACGCGGGAGCAGCTGGCCGACGGCGAGCCGCTGGGCCACGTTATGCAACACGTGGCGCTGGAGCTGCAGCGCCGGGCCGGCATGCCGGTGTTCTGGGGCAAGAGCTACCCGGCCCGCGAAGAGGGGGTAGAGTACGTAGTATTTGCCTACCAGGAGGAGCGCGCCGGCCGCTATGCCGCCCAGGCCGCCGTGGAGCTGGTGGAGGCGCTGGCCAACGGCGAAGAATTTGACCTCAAGCCCGTTATCGACGAGCTGCACGACATTCGGGAGGAAGAGTTTTTTGGCCCCAGCACCTGGAGCATCGTGGCGGAGGCCGCCTCGCGCAACATTCCGTATATCCAGCTGAAAAACAGCAACATCATTCAGCTGGGCTACGGTGTGAACCAGCGCCGCATCTGGGCCACTACTACCAACCTCACCTCGCACGCGGGCGTGGAGGTGGCCGGCAATAAGAACCGCACCAAGGCCATGCTGGAAGACGGCGGCGTGCCGGTGCCGCGCGGCACCACGGTGTATTCGGAAGATGGCCTGCGCGACGCCATTGAGGAGCTGGGCTTTCCGCTCGTGACCAAGCCGCTCGACGGCAACCACGGCAAGGGTGCCACCATCCGCATCATGAACTGGGAAGATGCCGTGGCGGGCCTGAAAGCCGCCAAGGAGTACTCGCGGGCCGTGATTGTGGAGCAGTTCGTGGAGGGCGACGACCACCGCCTGCTGGTGGTGAACGGCAAGCTCATCGCGGCCGCCCGGCGCACGCCGGCCGCCGTGACCGGCGACGGGCAGCTCACCATTCAGCAGCTCATTGACCAGGTGAATACGGACCCGCGGCGGGGGGTAGGGCACGAGAAGGTGCTCACCGCTATCAAGGCCGACCAGCACACGCTCGATATTCTGAAGGGCCGCGACCTGAGCCTCGACTCGGTGCTGCCGGCCGGCGAAACGCTATACCTCAAGAGCACCGCCAACATCAGCACCGGCGGCACGGCTACCGACGTAACCGACCTCGTGGACCCCTACAACGTGCTGCTGGCCGAGCGCGTGGCCGGCATCGTGGGCCTCGACATTTGTGGCATCGACATGCTGACCAGCAACATCGCCATTCCCCTGAACCAGACGCGCGGCGCGGTGATTGAGGTAAATGCCGCGCCCGGTTTTCGGATGCACATCGCGCCTACCGAGGGCCTGCCGCGCAACGTGGCCGCGCCGGTCGTGGACATGCTGTTCCCGCCCGGCAGCATGGCCCGCATTCCCATTATTGCCGTCACGGGCACCAATGGCAAGACCACGACCACGCGCCTCATCGCGCATCTGGTGGCCAGCATAGGCTATAAAGTGGGTTTCACGACTACCGACGGCATTTACATTCAGGGCGTGCAGCTGCAAAAAGGCGACTGCACGGGCGGCCAAAGCGCCGAGTTCGTGCTGCGCGACCCCACCGTGAACTACGCCGTGCTCGAAACGGCGCGCGGCGGCATGCTGCGCTCGGGCCTGGGCTTTCACACCTGCGACATCGCGGTGGTGACCAACGTGGCCGCCGACCACCTGGGCCTGCGCGACATCCATACCGTGGAGGAAATGGCGGCCGTGAAGGGCGTGCTGCCCCGCACGGTGCGCAAAAACGGCTGGGCCGTGCTCAACGCCGACGACGACTTGGTGTATGAGATGGGCCGCAATCTGGAGTGCCGGGTGGCCTATTTCTCCATGAATGAGCATAATCCGCGCATTCAGGAGCACGTGGAGGCCGGCGGCGTGGCGGCCGTGTACGAAGAGGGCTACCTCACTATTTACAAAAACTCCTACAAGCTGCGCATCGACCGGGCGGCCGAGTTCCCGGTCACGCTGGGGGGTAGGGCCACGTTTAACATCGAAAACGCGCTGGCCGCCGCGCTGGCAGGCTACCTGGCGGGCTTCGACAAGGATGCGATTAAAACCGCCTTCCGCACCTTTATCCCTTCGGCCACCAAAACGCCGGGTCGCATGAACGTGTACAAGTTTCCGCGCTTTGAGGTGATTGTGGACTACGCCCACAACACGGCCGGCATCACGCGCTTCGCCGAGTTTATGGACGCCACCACGGCGACCCGCAAGATTGGGGTAGTATCGGGCCTGGGCGACCGGCGCGACGAAGACACGCTGGGCTTTGCCCGCATCGCGGGCCGCATCTTCGACGAAGTAATTCTGCGGCAGGACCGCGACCTGCGCGGCAAAACCGCCGAGCAATTGCGCGAGATTATGACCCGCGGCCTACGCCTCGACAAGCCTGACTTGCCGATTACTTACATCGAAAACGAGCTGGCCGCCATTGACCACGTGCTAGCTACCGCGCCCGACGGCGCGGTGGTGGTGCTGCTGACGGAGGATATCGCCAGCGTGCTGCGCAAGCTCGATGCGTTTGAGGCGGAATCGGGCTCCTGA
- a CDS encoding gluconolactonase: protein MAYAQAPTPPVAAEAPLSAAGRALFAGAPTPHLVAKQFSFTEGPAVDRQGNIYFTDQPNDKIWKYDLAGKLSVFLSPAGRSNGLYFDKKGNLIACADADNQLWSISPGGQEKVLVDKVNGQRLNGPNDVWVSPHGGLYFTDPYYQRDYWPADHAGPAAQYVYYLAPGAAQPVAVEKTLQKPNGIIGSPDGKLLYVADIGAGKTYRYRLGPQGELFDKHLFVEQGSDGMTLDARGNVYLTGQGVTIYSPAGQRLAHLAVPAAWTANLCFGGADMRTLFITASEAVFTVPMRVRGVR from the coding sequence ATGGCCTACGCCCAGGCCCCTACCCCCCCCGTCGCGGCCGAAGCGCCGCTGTCGGCGGCCGGTCGGGCGCTGTTCGCGGGCGCGCCTACCCCCCATTTGGTGGCTAAGCAGTTCAGCTTCACCGAGGGGCCGGCCGTGGACCGGCAGGGTAATATCTACTTCACCGACCAGCCCAACGATAAAATCTGGAAATATGACCTGGCTGGCAAGCTGAGCGTGTTTCTGAGTCCGGCCGGGCGGTCCAACGGCCTGTATTTTGATAAGAAAGGCAACCTCATCGCCTGCGCCGATGCGGACAATCAGCTCTGGTCTATCAGCCCCGGCGGCCAGGAAAAAGTGCTGGTTGATAAGGTGAACGGCCAGCGCCTCAACGGCCCCAACGACGTGTGGGTCAGCCCCCACGGCGGCCTCTATTTTACCGACCCCTACTACCAGCGCGACTACTGGCCCGCCGACCACGCCGGCCCCGCCGCGCAGTACGTGTACTACCTGGCGCCCGGTGCCGCGCAGCCGGTGGCGGTGGAAAAAACCCTGCAAAAGCCCAACGGAATTATCGGCTCGCCCGATGGCAAGCTGCTGTACGTGGCCGACATCGGGGCCGGCAAAACCTACCGCTACCGCCTGGGGCCGCAGGGCGAGCTGTTTGACAAGCACCTGTTTGTGGAGCAGGGCTCCGATGGGATGACGCTCGACGCGCGCGGCAACGTGTACCTCACCGGCCAGGGCGTGACCATTTATAGCCCCGCCGGCCAGCGCCTGGCCCACCTCGCCGTGCCCGCTGCCTGGACGGCCAACCTCTGCTTCGGCGGTGCCGACATGCGCACGCTGTTCATCACCGCTTCGGAGGCCGTGTTCACGGTGCCCATGCGCGTGCGGGGCGTGCGGTAG